In bacterium, the following are encoded in one genomic region:
- a CDS encoding CPBP family glutamic-type intramembrane protease, with the protein MNRVKSWAIAEVVTIFALVMVAIWFFQENYVPFVVILIAIAGVMIVSSAVRMRGVKVGDYTETLGLGCLEKNEDGRNYLKLDCSWIWKLALLALLGLTLILIAGYFFRPEFWLERKFWRKTFSGVQGYIVWGVIQQFVLHAGVTSRLYSIFVKSPDPKNFERRAALLTALVSGVLFFLAHTPNPKLMIVTPIAGAATAYVFLNCRNVWILGIAHGILGTAVEHCLPLNINVGPNYW; encoded by the coding sequence ATGAATAGGGTAAAATCCTGGGCGATAGCTGAAGTGGTTACTATTTTTGCGTTAGTGATGGTGGCCATCTGGTTTTTCCAAGAAAACTACGTCCCTTTTGTTGTGATACTAATCGCAATCGCGGGAGTGATGATTGTTAGTTCTGCGGTGCGGATGCGTGGCGTTAAAGTCGGGGACTATACTGAAACGCTCGGGCTTGGTTGCTTGGAGAAGAACGAGGATGGCCGCAATTACTTAAAGCTGGATTGCAGTTGGATCTGGAAGCTGGCGCTCCTGGCACTGCTCGGACTGACACTGATCCTGATCGCCGGATACTTCTTTAGGCCGGAGTTCTGGCTAGAGAGAAAATTCTGGCGAAAAACGTTTTCCGGTGTTCAGGGCTATATTGTTTGGGGAGTGATCCAGCAATTTGTTCTGCACGCCGGAGTAACAAGCAGACTCTACTCGATCTTTGTTAAAAGTCCTGACCCGAAAAACTTTGAGAGAAGAGCCGCCCTGCTCACCGCCTTGGTGTCCGGAGTTCTGTTCTTTCTAGCGCACACTCCGAATCCAAAGCTGATGATCGTGACTCCGATTGCCGGAGCAGCCACGGCTTACGTTTTTCTGAACTGCCGCAATGTCTGGATATTGGGCATCGCGCATGGGATTCTGGGAACGGCTGTCGAGCATTGTTTGCCCCTGAACATCAATGTCGGTCCTAATTATTGGTAG
- a CDS encoding GIY-YIG nuclease family protein codes for MTWFVYMALCADKSLYTGITTDVKRRFAEHKAGIGAKYTRAKRIVKILYTEKRKTRGSALKREMEIKGWNREKKLKLIESR; via the coding sequence ATGACCTGGTTTGTATATATGGCGCTTTGCGCCGACAAAAGTCTTTATACCGGAATCACGACCGATGTTAAACGCCGCTTTGCCGAACACAAAGCCGGCATCGGCGCGAAGTACACAAGAGCAAAACGCATTGTAAAAATTCTTTACACGGAGAAACGTAAAACTCGCGGCTCGGCATTAAAAAGGGAAATGGAGATAAAGGGATGGAACAGGGAAAAGAAATTAAAGCTAATCGAGAGTAGGTAG
- a CDS encoding GNAT family N-acetyltransferase yields MMDIRTLDQGDVIELSRLVGEVANYHHEIDPVYKSHNQYSGLKEMVEGWLTDADTLVLLAEENKKLIGYIRIGVEPAPEYSTEKKIGMVYDAFIEEESRRQGIAELLFQRSLEWFAKKGVENIELNVDARNSGAIEFWRQLDFADYKIRMRRPLDL; encoded by the coding sequence ATGATGGATATACGAACACTGGATCAAGGTGACGTCATCGAGCTCTCTAGACTTGTGGGCGAGGTAGCTAATTATCATCACGAGATAGATCCGGTTTATAAATCTCATAATCAGTATTCCGGTCTGAAAGAAATGGTTGAAGGCTGGCTGACGGATGCCGACACTTTAGTTTTACTGGCGGAAGAAAATAAGAAATTAATCGGATATATCCGCATCGGAGTAGAGCCGGCGCCGGAGTATTCTACAGAAAAGAAAATTGGAATGGTCTATGACGCTTTCATTGAAGAAGAAAGCCGGAGGCAGGGGATTGCCGAACTTCTTTTTCAAAGATCGCTGGAGTGGTTTGCAAAAAAAGGAGTAGAGAACATAGAGCTGAACGTGGACGCCCGCAATAGTGGGGCAATCGAATTTTGGCGCCAGCTAGACTTCGCTGATTATAAAATCCGGATGCGCCGCCCCCTCGATCTCTAG
- a CDS encoding DUF167 family protein, with protein MKIVVTAKPGARKERVEKISETEYIVAVRELPVDGKANAAILAALAAYFKVSRANVRIVIGHTTKKKIIGITGI; from the coding sequence ATGAAGATTGTAGTTACGGCAAAACCAGGGGCAAGAAAAGAGCGGGTAGAGAAAATTTCAGAGACTGAATATATTGTTGCGGTCAGAGAGCTTCCGGTAGACGGTAAGGCTAATGCCGCAATTTTGGCCGCGCTGGCCGCTTATTTTAAAGTTTCCCGCGCCAATGTCCGGATAGTCATAGGGCATACGACTAAAAAAAAGATTATAGGCATAACCGGCATTTAG
- a CDS encoding sigma-70 family RNA polymerase sigma factor, with protein MKLEDQFIKLYDDLSDAIFRHCYFRVFEKERAKELMQEVFIKTWEYMKKGGKIDNPKAFLYKSANNIVIDESRKKKAASLEAMEETGFNPADNTHERLLKFIEGGEMIRLLRKLEPKHRQAISMKYIDDLDIKEIAEVLGETENNITVRIHRGLNQIREILKENGTEI; from the coding sequence ATGAAATTGGAGGATCAATTCATAAAATTATACGACGATTTATCCGACGCAATTTTCCGGCATTGCTACTTTCGCGTATTTGAAAAGGAGCGCGCAAAGGAGCTGATGCAGGAGGTGTTCATCAAAACTTGGGAATATATGAAAAAAGGAGGGAAGATTGATAATCCTAAGGCCTTTCTCTATAAATCGGCGAATAACATAGTAATTGATGAATCCCGTAAGAAAAAGGCGGCTTCGCTGGAGGCGATGGAAGAAACAGGATTTAATCCGGCCGATAACACTCACGAACGGCTGCTAAAATTTATCGAGGGCGGGGAGATGATCCGGCTTTTAAGAAAATTGGAGCCGAAGCACCGGCAGGCAATTTCAATGAAATATATAGACGACCTAGATATTAAAGAGATTGCGGAGGTGCTCGGAGAAACGGAAAATAACATCACCGTCCGAATCCATCGAGGCTTGAATCAGATAAGAGAAATTCTAAAAGAAAATGGAACAGAAATTTAA
- a CDS encoding DUF5667 domain-containing protein: protein MEQKFNEIIKKAKEIRMKPEEKSDLRARLYAVAKGEAVMSEPVSRQANQRSVIFRFLKPMPMFASLMIALLAGGGVSFASENSLPGDILYPIKVGINEEIRAKITLSAEAKADWEVRRAERRLEEAEKLSNNGELDEEKKAIVEARFEQHAAKAGQQAEKSEERALVKAKAKSLVKLEAVLQKHGRILSRLAEKDSIQAAASMRVAADADVQAEAPVQITDDQGSQAVQNKIEEVSKFFSAETRVPEEFKEEIRYEVKSLLIPKRIESKIKAGIEL from the coding sequence ATGGAACAGAAATTTAACGAAATAATTAAAAAAGCGAAAGAAATCCGGATGAAACCGGAAGAAAAATCCGATTTACGGGCGCGTCTTTATGCTGTGGCAAAAGGCGAAGCTGTAATGAGCGAGCCGGTTAGCCGTCAGGCCAATCAAAGGTCAGTAATTTTTAGATTTTTAAAACCCATGCCAATGTTTGCATCTTTGATGATTGCGCTGTTAGCCGGGGGAGGGGTCTCTTTCGCATCCGAAAATTCTTTACCGGGGGATATTTTATATCCGATTAAAGTGGGTATTAACGAGGAAATCCGCGCCAAGATCACCCTGTCCGCCGAAGCAAAGGCTGATTGGGAGGTCCGCAGAGCAGAGCGGAGACTTGAGGAGGCGGAAAAATTGTCCAACAATGGTGAGTTGGATGAGGAAAAGAAGGCCATAGTGGAAGCTAGATTTGAACAACACGCGGCTAAGGCAGGCCAGCAAGCGGAAAAAAGTGAGGAGCGTGCCTTGGTTAAAGCCAAAGCGAAATCTCTCGTGAAACTTGAAGCAGTGCTACAAAAGCACGGCCGAATTTTATCCCGTTTAGCAGAAAAAGACTCCATACAGGCCGCGGCTTCCATGAGAGTTGCCGCTGATGCAGATGTTCAAGCGGAAGCTCCAGTTCAGATTACCGATGACCAAGGTTCACAGGCGGTTCAAAATAAGATTGAGGAAGTTTCAAAATTTTTCTCCGCTGAAACCAGGGTGCCTGAAGAGTTCAAGGAAGAAATTCGCTATGAGGTAAAATCACTGCTTATACCGAAAAGGATTGAATCGAAAATTAAAGCGGGAATAGAGTTGTAA
- a CDS encoding DUF5667 domain-containing protein: MVKHIIIALMTITVVNCGSGLALAHGSFELPLAGLTPSNFFYFLDRLGETLREIFAFSPEAKVKLQLSFAAERVAELELELETNGVEAKGLEIARNRLAEHIVRGNEIIHAEIVKGSDMEMISEDFDHDLKELLQRAEEGSDDLTAEIEKMEELLMIEDEGQK; encoded by the coding sequence ATGGTCAAGCATATTATTATTGCTTTGATGACGATTACTGTTGTGAATTGTGGCTCCGGGTTAGCTCTAGCTCATGGTTCCTTTGAATTGCCACTGGCTGGGTTAACTCCCTCTAATTTTTTCTATTTTCTCGATAGATTAGGCGAAACTCTTAGGGAGATTTTTGCTTTTAGTCCCGAAGCTAAAGTGAAATTACAGTTAAGCTTTGCCGCCGAACGGGTGGCGGAGCTGGAGTTAGAATTGGAGACGAATGGCGTAGAAGCAAAGGGCCTTGAGATAGCTCGCAATCGTCTTGCAGAACACATAGTGAGGGGCAATGAAATTATTCACGCAGAAATCGTGAAGGGGAGTGATATGGAAATGATTTCTGAGGATTTTGACCATGATCTGAAAGAGCTCCTACAAAGAGCTGAGGAAGGTTCTGATGATTTAACCGCTGAGATAGAAAAAATGGAAGAGTTGTTGATGATTGAAGACGAGGGGCAAAAATAA
- a CDS encoding peptidoglycan DD-metalloendopeptidase family protein: MVRKRIILLGLFLGIAAAIVVAQIKPAGLILDPLQTIRISIPTGATFIDAMRYLGVATSTSQSILNSAQDKYNLAKIVSGRELALSFDVFSGDLKKMVYKIDVDNQLIVEDADSEADPENKWGAKVEPIPYEVRERSGGGVISKSLYQTIVSQGLDERLALALAEAFAWQIDFATDIQEDDSFKVVYEERYLDGRYVMPGRIMAASFINAGESFKGYYFEGTEKTRAGHYDENGGALQKEFLKSPLQYKYISSGYSLARYNPITKKTSPHRGIDYAAPSGTPAVSVGDGTVTQAGWNGYYGISVTVRHNDTYKTVYGHFSRLAKGIKVGAKVSQGQVVGYVGSTGLSTGPHLHYEMHKFSSYVNPFKVEIPPGDPVNEMDRAAFEKVVSKYSGSI; encoded by the coding sequence ATGGTAAGAAAAAGAATAATTCTGCTGGGCTTATTTTTGGGGATTGCCGCCGCTATTGTGGTTGCCCAAATTAAACCGGCCGGCCTTATCTTGGATCCCTTACAAACAATTCGAATTTCTATCCCGACCGGAGCAACATTCATAGACGCAATGCGTTACCTGGGCGTAGCGACTTCTACCTCTCAATCTATTTTGAATTCCGCTCAAGATAAATATAATCTGGCAAAGATTGTGAGCGGCCGGGAGCTGGCCCTTTCCTTCGATGTATTTTCCGGAGATTTAAAGAAAATGGTTTATAAAATAGACGTTGATAATCAGTTAATCGTTGAAGACGCAGACTCGGAAGCTGATCCAGAAAATAAGTGGGGGGCAAAAGTTGAACCGATACCTTATGAAGTACGAGAGCGGTCAGGAGGAGGAGTAATTTCGAAATCATTATATCAAACCATTGTCAGCCAGGGCTTAGATGAGCGTTTAGCGCTGGCGCTAGCGGAGGCCTTTGCTTGGCAGATAGATTTTGCCACAGATATTCAAGAAGACGACAGTTTCAAAGTTGTCTACGAAGAGCGCTATCTGGATGGAAGATATGTCATGCCGGGAAGGATCATGGCGGCGAGCTTTATCAATGCGGGCGAATCCTTCAAGGGATATTATTTTGAGGGAACTGAGAAAACTCGCGCCGGTCATTATGATGAGAACGGCGGGGCTCTGCAGAAAGAATTTTTAAAATCTCCGCTTCAGTATAAATATATCAGCTCCGGATACTCTTTGGCGCGCTATAATCCGATTACCAAAAAAACATCACCGCATCGCGGCATTGATTATGCCGCTCCATCCGGCACACCCGCGGTTTCCGTTGGCGACGGCACAGTTACCCAGGCCGGCTGGAATGGTTACTACGGGATTTCGGTTACTGTACGTCATAACGACACGTATAAAACGGTCTATGGTCATTTTTCTCGCCTAGCCAAGGGGATTAAGGTTGGCGCGAAAGTGAGTCAGGGTCAGGTTGTCGGCTATGTGGGCTCAACCGGGCTTTCCACAGGCCCCCACCTGCATTATGAAATGCATAAATTCAGTTCTTATGTGAATCCTTTCAAGGTAGAAATTCCACCGGGCGATCCGGTGAACGAGATGGATCGCGCAGCTTTTGAAAAAGTTGTAAGTAAATATTCGGGAAGCATATAA
- a CDS encoding glycosyltransferase: MQTNNSTVKVLAPGISFIIPAKNEEAYIGSTIEHILKQPADLVKEIIVVDNNSIDRTSEVAARYPKVKVLKETVSGTNRTRQRGVDVATGDILAFIDADNWLAENWSEVALSYLTQPGVVAVAGVYRYRDVGPIGRWFTLYGFLLVAYPVYWLVHYILRKGSVVQGGNLAVWRSALQRIGGLDINYVFYGDDVNTGKQLRKIGKVLFTHKLVTLSSARRFKKNGYFATVSRYFLNFVWVIFFNRPFAK; this comes from the coding sequence ATGCAAACAAACAATAGCACAGTGAAAGTTTTAGCACCGGGCATATCTTTTATTATACCCGCCAAGAACGAAGAGGCCTACATCGGATCAACTATTGAGCACATCTTAAAACAGCCCGCCGATTTGGTCAAAGAAATAATTGTGGTAGACAACAACAGCATTGACCGCACATCGGAGGTTGCCGCCAGGTATCCCAAAGTGAAAGTTCTTAAGGAAACGGTGTCGGGAACCAACCGGACCCGTCAGCGTGGGGTGGATGTCGCCACGGGCGACATCTTAGCGTTCATCGATGCTGACAATTGGCTTGCGGAAAATTGGAGCGAAGTGGCTTTAAGTTATCTTACGCAGCCGGGAGTTGTCGCTGTTGCCGGAGTTTACCGCTATCGCGACGTTGGTCCAATCGGCCGTTGGTTCACTCTCTACGGCTTTTTGCTGGTCGCCTACCCGGTCTATTGGCTGGTGCATTACATCCTCCGAAAAGGCAGCGTAGTGCAAGGGGGCAATTTAGCAGTTTGGCGCTCCGCTCTGCAAAGGATCGGCGGCTTGGACATCAACTATGTTTTTTATGGTGATGACGTGAATACAGGAAAACAGCTACGCAAGATTGGCAAGGTTCTATTTACTCATAAATTAGTCACCCTGTCTTCGGCGCGCCGGTTTAAGAAAAATGGTTACTTTGCTACTGTCAGCCGCTATTTTCTGAATTTTGTCTGGGTAATCTTTTTCAACCGGCCTTTTGCAAAATAA
- the rplU gene encoding 50S ribosomal protein L21, whose amino-acid sequence MFAVIETGGKQYKVAAGQKLKIEKLESPVGDNLAFDKVLLVADGENVKIGAPYVADAKVEAKILRQGHAKTVIVFKYSSKTRFRKKKGHRQKFTEVEITGIK is encoded by the coding sequence ATGTTCGCAGTAATAGAAACCGGAGGAAAGCAATATAAGGTTGCAGCCGGGCAAAAACTTAAGATTGAAAAATTAGAATCTCCGGTAGGGGATAATTTAGCTTTCGATAAAGTTTTGTTAGTAGCGGACGGTGAGAATGTAAAAATCGGCGCTCCTTATGTTGCGGACGCTAAAGTAGAAGCGAAAATTCTCCGCCAAGGACACGCTAAAACGGTGATTGTATTTAAATACAGCTCCAAGACCCGTTTCCGTAAGAAGAAGGGCCATCGCCAGAAGTTCACTGAAGTAGAGATTACCGGCATTAAATAA
- a CDS encoding toprim domain-containing protein gives MVPEPIKKFVEAVAKLPGIGPRQATRLAFYLANQGRADVLELAQAVSGLNSLAVCSFCFATTPDSEICAICSNPNRRKDLVAIVEKETDLISLEKAKKFDGRYLVLGELKKDGFLTSMQKLRLRTINSAEEAILAMNPTTYGDINASLIAQELKETVGKITRLGRGIPTGGEIEFADEETLASAIDNRS, from the coding sequence ATGGTACCGGAGCCTATTAAAAAATTCGTTGAAGCAGTAGCGAAGCTTCCGGGCATCGGACCTCGCCAAGCTACCCGTTTAGCTTTTTATCTGGCAAATCAGGGAAGGGCGGACGTGCTGGAGTTGGCGCAGGCGGTCAGCGGCTTAAACTCATTGGCGGTCTGCTCATTTTGCTTTGCCACTACTCCGGATTCTGAAATTTGCGCCATCTGCTCTAATCCAAACCGCCGGAAAGACTTAGTGGCAATCGTGGAAAAAGAAACGGATTTGATTTCTTTGGAAAAAGCTAAAAAGTTTGACGGAAGGTATTTGGTTTTGGGAGAACTCAAAAAGGACGGCTTTCTTACCAGTATGCAAAAGCTGCGCTTGAGGACAATTAACTCCGCAGAGGAAGCAATTTTAGCGATGAATCCGACTACTTACGGCGACATCAACGCCTCCCTGATTGCCCAAGAGCTCAAAGAAACCGTTGGAAAAATAACTCGTCTTGGCCGGGGCATCCCCACGGGCGGAGAAATTGAATTTGCCGACGAAGAAACCCTGGCCAGCGCAATTGACAATAGGTCATAA
- the dnaB gene encoding replicative DNA helicase, with amino-acid sequence MPSGKSQLKLPPQSIEAENSVLGSLMIDKSSIIQVADTLSHIDFYHPGNAKIYEAIFSLYEKHQPIDISTVSNELKEKGLLKEIGGSTYLSNLLDGVTTASNIAHYAQIVKEKKILRDMIRASAEIAEKAFNPEGDIEEAMDSIEQKIFSISQRSVPQKFVRIHEELPKAYERMAKLHSGEKILGGLSTGFYGLDQKLSGLRNSDLIILGARPSLGKTSLALDIARHVGIHEQKPVGIFSLEMSKDQVIDRLISAESEVSLWKLRTGKQMDDSDFQLIQEALDKLSKAPIFVDDTASPNILQMRSMARRLQAEHGLSLLIVDYLQLIQPRTHSDNMVHQITEISRNLKALGRELNVPILALSQLSRGVEQRDSKVPRLADLRESGSIEQDADIVLLLYREDKTKANPSPEEQNIAQVIIAKHRNGPTGAVELRFDQEKASFKNIDKAHVSPTEV; translated from the coding sequence ATGCCCTCGGGAAAATCACAACTTAAATTGCCTCCACAAAGCATCGAGGCGGAAAATTCCGTGCTCGGATCTTTGATGATCGACAAAAGCTCGATTATTCAGGTAGCGGATACGCTGTCTCATATTGATTTTTATCACCCCGGCAACGCCAAAATCTATGAGGCGATTTTTAGTCTTTATGAAAAGCACCAACCAATCGATATTTCCACCGTCTCCAACGAATTAAAAGAAAAGGGGCTTCTAAAAGAAATCGGCGGGTCAACCTATTTAAGTAACCTGCTGGACGGCGTTACGACCGCCTCCAACATTGCTCATTACGCGCAAATCGTAAAAGAAAAAAAGATTTTGCGGGATATGATTCGCGCCTCCGCGGAGATTGCTGAAAAAGCTTTTAATCCGGAAGGTGATATTGAGGAGGCGATGGACAGTATTGAGCAAAAAATCTTTTCAATTTCCCAGCGGTCCGTTCCGCAAAAGTTCGTCCGAATCCACGAAGAACTGCCGAAAGCTTACGAACGAATGGCTAAATTGCACAGTGGCGAAAAGATCCTGGGTGGTTTGAGTACCGGCTTCTACGGATTAGACCAGAAATTATCCGGACTGCGCAATTCCGACCTGATAATCCTCGGCGCCCGCCCGTCTTTGGGTAAAACTTCTCTGGCTTTGGATATCGCCCGCCATGTCGGTATCCATGAACAAAAGCCGGTGGGTATTTTTTCCCTGGAAATGTCCAAGGATCAGGTTATTGATCGTCTGATCTCCGCCGAATCCGAAGTGTCACTTTGGAAATTACGCACCGGGAAACAAATGGATGATTCCGACTTCCAGCTGATCCAGGAAGCTTTGGATAAACTCTCCAAGGCCCCGATCTTCGTTGACGACACTGCTTCTCCGAATATTCTGCAGATGCGCTCAATGGCGCGCCGCCTGCAAGCCGAGCACGGATTAAGTCTGCTGATTGTGGACTATCTGCAGTTAATCCAGCCCCGCACCCACTCCGATAATATGGTCCACCAAATTACAGAAATCTCCCGCAACCTGAAGGCGCTGGGCCGGGAATTAAATGTGCCAATTCTGGCTTTGTCCCAGTTATCTCGCGGCGTTGAACAACGGGACAGTAAAGTCCCCCGCCTGGCCGACCTTCGGGAGTCCGGCTCTATCGAACAGGACGCGGATATCGTACTGCTTCTTTATCGCGAGGATAAAACGAAAGCCAACCCGTCTCCGGAAGAGCAAAATATCGCCCAGGTCATTATTGCTAAACACCGCAACGGACCTACGGGAGCGGTAGAGTTGAGATTCGACCAAGAAAAAGCCAGCTTTAAAAATATCGATAAAGCTCATGTCAGCCCGACCGAGGTTTAA
- the cysS gene encoding cysteine--tRNA ligase, with translation MIIFDTLSGEKKPLLIPESGKLKLFVCGPTVYDLAHIGNGRTYAAFDSIIRYLRSQKIKVFYLQNITDIDDKIINRAKEEKKYPETIANFYTKAYKQDMKELRVDSVNKYAKATSYIRQIVKQIQALIDKGVAYKIESEGYYFDISKFPDYGKLSHRTLEQAEDSVSRIDDAINKRNKGDFCLWKFEKQGEPSWKTPLGSGRPGWHIEDTAITEYFFGPQYDIHGGGIDLKFPHHEAEIAQQESASGKKPMVKLWMHAGHLLVNGAKMAKSAGNFITIRDFLKTHSPTLFRYLVVSHHYRSPLDYSDKLAEQTKNSISNLRQFIGKLRLVRKKESGKLDIAALLKKSEAVFHAAMADDFNTPEALAALFGVVNAVNPEIWSLSQKEAEMVADWLLARLQTLGVELKFPHIPFKIRGLVKQRMLLRNNQQFVPADVLRKEVEELGYIVDDTPVGPLILKK, from the coding sequence GTGATAATTTTTGATACCTTGTCCGGTGAAAAAAAACCGCTCCTGATTCCGGAGAGCGGTAAATTAAAGCTGTTCGTCTGCGGGCCGACCGTTTACGACTTGGCGCATATCGGCAACGGCCGTACTTATGCCGCTTTTGATTCCATAATCCGCTATCTGCGCTCGCAAAAGATAAAAGTTTTTTATTTACAAAACATCACTGACATTGATGATAAAATAATCAACCGCGCCAAGGAAGAGAAAAAATATCCGGAAACAATCGCTAATTTTTATACCAAAGCCTACAAGCAGGATATGAAGGAGCTGCGAGTGGATTCGGTCAATAAATACGCTAAAGCTACCAGCTACATCAGGCAAATTGTTAAACAGATTCAAGCTTTGATTGATAAAGGAGTCGCCTATAAGATTGAAAGCGAAGGATATTATTTTGATATTTCAAAATTTCCGGATTACGGGAAATTATCCCATCGCACACTAGAGCAGGCCGAGGATTCGGTTTCCAGAATTGATGACGCGATAAATAAACGCAACAAAGGAGATTTCTGCCTCTGGAAATTCGAGAAGCAGGGAGAGCCGAGCTGGAAAACCCCTCTGGGATCCGGAAGGCCCGGCTGGCATATTGAAGATACGGCAATCACTGAATATTTCTTCGGCCCGCAATATGACATCCACGGCGGCGGTATCGATTTGAAATTTCCTCATCACGAAGCGGAGATAGCCCAGCAGGAATCGGCTTCCGGTAAAAAACCGATGGTGAAACTTTGGATGCATGCTGGGCATCTTTTGGTAAACGGCGCCAAGATGGCGAAGAGCGCGGGAAATTTCATCACTATCCGCGACTTTTTAAAAACCCACTCCCCCACCCTTTTCCGATATCTGGTGGTCAGCCATCATTATCGCTCCCCTCTCGATTACTCCGATAAATTAGCTGAGCAGACAAAAAATTCTATTTCCAATTTACGCCAGTTCATCGGAAAATTACGACTAGTTAGAAAAAAAGAATCCGGCAAACTGGACATTGCAGCCCTGCTTAAAAAATCCGAAGCTGTTTTTCATGCAGCTATGGCCGACGACTTCAATACTCCTGAAGCTTTAGCCGCTTTGTTTGGTGTAGTGAACGCCGTTAATCCGGAAATCTGGAGCTTGTCCCAAAAAGAAGCGGAGATGGTGGCCGATTGGCTCCTGGCGAGACTGCAGACGCTCGGAGTTGAGCTGAAATTTCCTCATATTCCCTTTAAAATACGGGGACTGGTGAAGCAAAGAATGTTATTAAGAAATAATCAACAGTTTGTTCCTGCTGATGTCTTGCGGAAAGAAGTGGAAGAGCTAGGATACATAGTAGACGACACACCAGTCGGTCCGCTGATTCTAAAAAAATAA
- a CDS encoding CorA family divalent cation transporter, whose translation MWITKSPKITWIDILKPTKTDIDFLKKQHDFHPIILDELLHFSSRSRVEFYNNYLFLTYHLPIYDKSLKTSRKAEVDFLITKNKIITIHYEDLEPIDTFMRTISNNQNFKNQAMQDTARCGYYLIQAIISFSMRQLRHVEDNIQEISKEIFKGKETQLLQKISYAKRDVLDYSIISAPQEILLTSLGDVGVKFWGEDFGIYFDDLVGDYSKVTQHVENYRATIEALETTNGQLLNAKTNSVMQRFTIFAFLAVPLSIFLSLASINFVERYIVEHQLTFWAIFVIIGIILVTLVVSFRRKGWL comes from the coding sequence ATGTGGATAACCAAATCCCCTAAAATTACCTGGATAGACATCCTAAAGCCCACTAAAACGGACATTGATTTTTTGAAGAAACAACATGACTTTCACCCGATCATTTTGGATGAGCTGCTGCATTTTTCCAGTCGATCCCGCGTTGAATTTTACAATAATTATTTGTTCCTTACCTATCATCTGCCTATCTACGATAAATCTTTAAAAACCTCCAGAAAAGCGGAGGTGGATTTCTTGATAACTAAAAATAAGATTATTACCATCCATTATGAAGATTTGGAGCCGATTGATACATTTATGAGGACTATAAGTAATAATCAAAATTTCAAAAATCAGGCGATGCAGGACACAGCACGCTGTGGCTACTATTTAATTCAGGCGATTATCAGCTTCTCAATGCGCCAGTTGCGCCACGTGGAAGACAACATTCAGGAAATATCAAAAGAGATTTTCAAAGGCAAGGAGACGCAGTTATTGCAAAAGATTTCTTACGCCAAGCGCGACGTTCTCGACTACAGCATCATCAGCGCTCCGCAAGAAATTTTACTGACTTCCCTTGGAGACGTCGGAGTGAAATTTTGGGGAGAAGACTTCGGAATCTATTTTGATGATTTGGTCGGCGATTATTCTAAGGTAACCCAGCACGTGGAAAATTATCGCGCGACCATTGAAGCTCTGGAGACCACTAACGGCCAGCTTCTTAACGCAAAAACCAACTCGGTAATGCAACGATTCACAATCTTCGCTTTTCTGGCCGTTCCCTTGTCCATCTTTTTATCTCTCGCTTCAATCAACTTCGTTGAAAGATATATTGTTGAGCACCAGCTCACTTTTTGGGCCATCTTCGTAATTATTGGTATAATTCTAGTCACGCTGGTCGTCTCTTTTAGAAGAAAGGGCTGGCTATAG